AAGGAATTGAAGTCTTTGGTCAGAGAATGTCTGTGCTCCCATGCTGACTCTGTTGACTGGTAGTTTCCCCAGAGTCTTGCAATAGTCGGGTGTAACATCATCAGGATTGCATTCCATGGTGATTTCCATATTCTTGGAAAATAAATCCCCATACGTCTCTTTTAGCTTCGTGAAAATCTGCAGCAGATGTCCATCTGAGAGTTGGCTTGGTGTGCCACCGCCCAGATAGATGGTTTCAATAGGGTAGTTGTCGCCCAATGCCTGGATTGCTGGTCGCAGTTCCATTTCTTTGCATAAAGCATCTACATAATCATCTTTCCATTTGAGAGATGTAGTACTATAAAAGTCGCAGTAAATGCATCGACTTTCGCAAAAAGGGATATGTATGTAAATTCCTGCCATGATTTTTATATTTTAATTTGTGATATCATCGTCTTTTTGTTCAGACGTGAAGTCTCTTGTTTACATTCTGTGTTTCCTTATATAATAAGGTGTAAGCACGAAAAGAGTATTTAATAAGGTGCAAAATTACTAATATGTTTTAAAAATAGAGCATTTTTAGGTCGAAAATTTTGCATGGGTCAGAAAAAAGTGGTAACTTAGAAAACGAATTCAGGAGAAGATGCCTTGGTGTCCTCTCCTCGCTAACAATTATGTATAACCCTTAAAATCTATAAGCGTCATGAGAGTTTATAAGACTAATGAGATTAAAAACATTGCGCTGCTGGGCAGTGCGGGTAGCGGCAAGACTACACTTGCCGAGAGTATGTTGTTTGAAGCAGGCGTTATCAAGCGTAGAGGCTCTGTAGAAGCGAAGAATACGGTGAGCGACTACTTCCCAGTTGAGTTGGAATATGGCTACTCGGTGTTCCCTACTGTTTTTCATGTTGAGTGGAACAACAAGAAGCTTAATATCATTGATTGTCCTGGTAGTGATGACTTTGTGGGCGGTGCGATAACTTCAATGAATGTAACCGATCAGGCTGTTATCCTTATTAATGGTCAGTATGGTCCTGAAGTAGGTACTCAGAACAACTTCCGCTATACAGAGAAGTTGGGCAAGCCTGTTATCTTCCTGGTCAATCAGTTGGATTCTGATAAGTGTGATTTCGATAATGTCATCGCTACGATGAAGGAAATCTATGGTCCAAAGTGTGTTCAGATTCAATATCCTATTGAGACAGGTTCTGGCTTTAATGCTCTCATTGACGTACTTCTGATGAAAAAATATTCTTGGAAGCCAGAGGGTGGTGCTCCTATTATTGAGGATATTCCTGAAGAGGAGATGGATAAGGCTTTGGAATTGCATAAAGCTTTAGTTGAAGCTGCTGCTGAAAATGACGAGGGCTTGATGGAGAAATTCTTTGAAAGCGAGAGCTTGACTGAAGATGAGATGCGTGAAGGTATCCGCAAGGGTCTGGTTACTCGTAGCATCTTCCCTGTTTTCTGTGTTTGTGCAGGTAAGTCTATGGGCGTTCACCGCTTGATGGAATTCTTGGGTAATGTTGTTCCTTTCGTTGATGATATGCCTAAATTGCATAACACTCGTGGTGAGGAGATTGTTCCAGACTCTAATGGTCCTGAAAGTATTTATTTCTTCAAGACAGGTATGGAACCTCATATCGGTGAAGTAAGTTACTTTAAGGTAATGAGTGGTTGCGTGAAGACGGGTGATGACTTGACAAATGCTGATCGTGGCAGCAAGGAACGCATTGGACAGATTTATGCTTGTGCTGGTGCTAATCGTGTAGCTGTAGAACAGTTGAATGCCGGTGATATCGGTTGTACGGTGAAGTTGAAGGATGTGAAGACCGGTAATACCCTGAATGGTAAGGATACAGAATGGCGATTTGACTTTATCAAATATCCTAATCCTAAATATTCACGTGCTATTAAGGCCGTTAATGCTCAGGATACAGAAAAACTGATGGCTGCTCTCTTGAAGATGCGTCAGGAGGATCCAACTTGGATTGTTGAGCAGAGTAAGGAATTGCGTCAGGTTATTGTCCGCGGACAGGGTGAATTCCATCTTCGTACTTTGAAGTGGCGTTTGGAAAATAATGAGAAACTCAATGTTGTCTTTGAGGAGCCTCGCATTCCATATCGTGAGACTATTACCAAGAAAGCCCGTGCTGAATATCGTCATAAAAAGCAGAGTGGTGGTGCTGGTCAGTTCGGTGAGGTTCACCTTATCGTGGAGCCTTATGCAGAAGGTATGCCAGATCCTACCTCATTCACTTTCAATGGTCAGGAGTTCAAGATGAATATCAAGAGCCGTGAGGAAGTTGATTTGGAGTGGGGTGGAAAGTTGGTCTTCCTCAACTCTGTTGTTGGTGGTGCTATTGATGCACGTTTCATGCCAGCCATCTTAAAGGGTATCATGGATTGTATGGAGCATGGTCCGTTGACAGGTAGTTATGCGCGTGATGTACGAGTTATCGTTTACGATGGTAAGATGCACCCGGTAGATAGTAATGAGCTATCATTTATGTTGGCAGCACGACGTGCATTTAGTGATGCGTTCAAGCAGGCTGGTCCTAAGATTCTGGAACCAATCTACGACTTGGAAGTTTATGTGCCTGCAGACTTCATGGGTGATGTGATGAGCGACTTGCAAGGCCGTCGCGCTCTTATTATGGGTATGGACAGTGAGGCTGGTTATCAGAAGTTGAGTGCTAAGATTCCTTTGAAGGAACTCTCCAACTATTCGATTTCTCTCAGTTCCTTGACTGGTGGTCGAGCTTCCTTTACTACAAAGTTTGCAAGTTACGAACTTGTTCCTAATGATATCCAGAGCAAGTTGATTGCTGATCATGAGGAGGAATTGGCTAAAGAAGCAGAGTAATAAAGATATAAGTATAGAGAAAGAGGCGAGCGCATTTCGTTCGCCTCTTTTTCTGTTATTTTGTTTGCGGATAATTGCATATATATAATTATAAGTATATAAATGTGTTAATAACGTTAAAAACAGGTGATTTTATTAACGCAGAAGTGTTAACTGATTAAGAAATTTCATATCTTTGCTGCCATGAAGAAAAGAACAATTTGGACTATCGCAATCATTATGGGCTTTTCGTTCCTTGCTTTGCTGTTTCTGCAGTTGAGCTATATTCAGGAAATGGTGAATATGAAAAAGGAACAGTTTGACGAGTCTGTCAACAGAGCCTTATATCAAGCTTCAAGAAATCTGGAGCTTAATGAGACTTTGCGCTATTTGGAAAAAGACGTCAATGAGACGGAGCGTAGAGCCAACAAGAAAGATTCTGTAGGAACTCGCAGTGGGACGCCTGATGGAACCATTCAGCATTCTCATCAGTATTCGGTAGTAGGAAAGGATGGTACAATCTATTCTTCGTTCGAGTTGAAGACCATAGCCACCAATCCTGGTAATATGCCAAAGGCGATGATATTGAGGAGTGATAAGAATTCTATTGATGAGACGCAGAAATCTTTGCAGGAAATCGTCAAGAATAGATATGTTTATCAGAAAGCCTTGTTGGATGAGGTGGTTTATTCAATCCTTTACTCGGCATCAGATAAGCCTTTGAAGGAGAGAATCAATTTCAAGCAGTTGGACCAGGACTTGAAGGCTGAGATGATGAATAATGGCATTGATATTCCTTATCATTTTACGGTAACTACTCAGGATGGTCGTGAAGTTTATCGGTGTCCTGATTATACAGAGGA
This is a stretch of genomic DNA from Segatella hominis. It encodes these proteins:
- a CDS encoding elongation factor G; this encodes MRVYKTNEIKNIALLGSAGSGKTTLAESMLFEAGVIKRRGSVEAKNTVSDYFPVELEYGYSVFPTVFHVEWNNKKLNIIDCPGSDDFVGGAITSMNVTDQAVILINGQYGPEVGTQNNFRYTEKLGKPVIFLVNQLDSDKCDFDNVIATMKEIYGPKCVQIQYPIETGSGFNALIDVLLMKKYSWKPEGGAPIIEDIPEEEMDKALELHKALVEAAAENDEGLMEKFFESESLTEDEMREGIRKGLVTRSIFPVFCVCAGKSMGVHRLMEFLGNVVPFVDDMPKLHNTRGEEIVPDSNGPESIYFFKTGMEPHIGEVSYFKVMSGCVKTGDDLTNADRGSKERIGQIYACAGANRVAVEQLNAGDIGCTVKLKDVKTGNTLNGKDTEWRFDFIKYPNPKYSRAIKAVNAQDTEKLMAALLKMRQEDPTWIVEQSKELRQVIVRGQGEFHLRTLKWRLENNEKLNVVFEEPRIPYRETITKKARAEYRHKKQSGGAGQFGEVHLIVEPYAEGMPDPTSFTFNGQEFKMNIKSREEVDLEWGGKLVFLNSVVGGAIDARFMPAILKGIMDCMEHGPLTGSYARDVRVIVYDGKMHPVDSNELSFMLAARRAFSDAFKQAGPKILEPIYDLEVYVPADFMGDVMSDLQGRRALIMGMDSEAGYQKLSAKIPLKELSNYSISLSSLTGGRASFTTKFASYELVPNDIQSKLIADHEEELAKEAE